The region CGGCTTCAGACGCGGATACGCTCGCTTGCCTTCAATCGAGGAAATAAGTCCTGTTTCTTCGCCGCAGATGTAGGCGCCTGCGCCTTTGTGGATTACGAATTTCAGACTAAACCCTGAACCCAAGATATTTTCGCCAAGATACCCTTTTGCGTAGGCTTCTGCGACGGCTTTTTCCATCATTTCAATCCACTTGGTGTATTCGCCGCGAATGTAGAGGTAGCATGCATGGATGCCGTTGGCGTAGCAGGTGATAATTGCGCCTTCGATGAGTTGATGCGGATTTTGCTCGAAGATTTGTCGGTCTTTGAAAGTGCCGGGCTCAGATTCGTCGCCGTTGATGAGCAGGTAACGCGGTTTGCCTTCGGGCTTAGCAAGGAAACTCCATTTGAGTCCTGTGGGGAAGCCTGCGCCGCCGCGTCCTTTGAGACCTGACTTTTTGACTTCATTGACGATGTCGTCAGGCTTCATTGCGAAGGCTTTTTTGAGCGTTTGGTAACCGCCTTGCGCTTCGTAGTCGGCGATGTCGCGCAGGTGTCCTTTGGGCGAAAGATAGCCCTTCAAAATCATCGGTTTGTAGTCGGTCATACTGCTTTACTCCAAGTTTAGTAGCGCGTGGTTGTCTAAACGCTTAAACGCTTCGTCGCGCGAAAGCGATTCAATATCGCACTTTTTTGGCATTTTTGAAGCGCGCCCATGGCGAGCAAACAGGATAGAGCCTTTCAGTCCTTTCTCTTTTTACTTTTGAGCCAGTCAAACCAAACGGGAGGCGGAAACATGGAAGACGAAAAGCTAATGACGGAAGAAGAGCGAAAGCGTCTTGTCGCGGGAGTAATTGAGTAGGGGACTTTCGCTGGAGGAGAAAAAGAAGTTGCCTTAGGAGAATTTCAATGTGCTATCGGGATTGTCTTGCCGTTTGGTGATTTCAAATTGCGCGGGTGGCGGAAGTTCGCTTTATGCGCGCGATGTCAAGTTGTATTCGTCTTGAAAAACTTCCTGCCACGAGAGCGACTCGAGGTTGCACTTCTTTTGCATTTCCAGTTCGGCTTCTTCTTTTGCGTCTTGGAAGCATTCGTTCCAGATGGATTCAAGATATGCGCGGTTCAAACTTGGCGCATCTTCTTGAATGCGCTTGATTTCTCGCCGCGCGCTAAGGATTGTCTTCGCCCAACTGACAGAACGTTTCTCTGGCTGCGCTTTCCACTTAATCACGTGCGCCATTAGGAGCGTGAGAAAACTTTTCATTGCGCGCTTTTCTGAGCGGCTCATTGCGTCAATGAGGGCTTGAAGACCCAGCTTTGCTTGCTCTACATCGCCGCTCTCTAACGCTTCCCGAATAGCCTCGGCATGCAAGAGATGCGACTCCGTTGCGAGTTCCGTCCAATTTTTCATCGCTCTAACTCGTATTTCTCTTCAAAGACTTCGTTCCACGAAAGCGATTGAAGGTCGCACTGCCGTTGCATTTCGTCTTCGGCGTTTCGTTTGGCGCGCGC is a window of Chloroherpetonaceae bacterium DNA encoding:
- a CDS encoding DUF29 domain-containing protein, with amino-acid sequence MKNWTELATESHLLHAEAIREALESGDVEQAKLGLQALIDAMSRSEKRAMKSFLTLLMAHVIKWKAQPEKRSVSWAKTILSARREIKRIQEDAPSLNRAYLESIWNECFQDAKEEAELEMQKKCNLESLSWQEVFQDEYNLTSRA